A genomic stretch from Centroberyx gerrardi isolate f3 chromosome 10, fCenGer3.hap1.cur.20231027, whole genome shotgun sequence includes:
- the usp9 gene encoding ubiquitin carboxyl-terminal hydrolase 9X isoform X4, which translates to MTATTRGSPVGGNDSQGQGQAPDAQSQPPLPQNQTSSPNSSNENSPVSPPDEQGQGDGPPQLEEEEPAFPHTDLAKLDDMINRPRWVVPVLPKGELEVLLEAAIDLSKRGLDVKCEACQRFFRDGLTISFTKILTDEAVSGWKFEIHRCIINNTHRLVELCVAKLSQDWFPLLELLAMATNPHCKFHIYNGTRPSETVPAGAQLADDELFARPPDPRSPKGWLVDLINKFGTLNGFQMLHDRFMSGQALNVQIIAALIKPFGQCYEFLTLHTVKKYFLPVIEMVPQFLENLTDEELKKEAKNEAKNDALSMIIKSLKNLASRVPGQEETVKNLEIFRLKMILRLLQISSFNGKMNALNEVNKVISSVSYYTHRHNPEEEEWLTAERMAEWIQQNHILSIVLRDSLHQPQYVEKLEKILRFVIKEKALTMQDLDNIWAAQAGKHEAIVKNVHDLLAKLAWDFSPEQLDHLFDCFKASWTNASKKQREKLLELIRRLAEDDKDGVMAHKVLNLLWNLAHSDDVPVDIMDQALSAHIKILDYSCSQDRDTQKIQWIDRFIEELRTNDKWVIPALKQIREICSLFGEAPQNLRKKMPINKQTNLMGQTQRSPHVFYRHDLINQLQHNHALVTLVAENLSAYMETMRQFSKAEQAEFDPQTVRPGSRYSHVQEVQERLNFLRFLLKDGQLWLCAPQAKQIWKCLAENAVFLCDREACFKWYSKLMGDEPDLDPDINKDFFENNVLQLDPSLLTENGMKCFERFFKAVNCREGKLVAKRRAYMMDDLELIGLDYLWRVVIQGSDDIASRAIDLLKEIYTNLGPKLQVNQVEIHEDFIQSCFDRLKASYDTLCVLDGDKDSINCARQEAIRMVRVLTVLKEYINECDSDYHEERTILPMSRAFRGKHITLIVRFPNQGRQVDDLDIWSHTNDTIGSVRRGILNRIKANATHTKIELFIGGEVVDPADDRKLIGQLNLKDKTLITAKLTQVSANMPSSPDSSSDSSTGSPGNHGNHYSDGPNPEVESCLPGVIMSLHLRYISFLWQVADLGCNLNMPLLRDGARVLMKLMPPDNTTVENLRAVCLDHAKLGENSLSPTLDSRFFGPSPSQVLYLIEVVYALLMPASATLGEDASDFQYNFLKSGGLPLVLSMLTRNNFLPSADMETRRGAYLNALKIAKLLLTAVGFGHVKAVAEACQPNAEGNIPVSPINQATHDQALVLQSALQNIPNPASECMLRNVAIRLAQQISDENFFQASKYIPDICVIRAVQKIVWASGCGTVQLVFSSNEEISKIYEKTNAAKEPDGEDEQVCCEALEVMTLCFALMPTALDTLSKEKAWQTFIIDLLLHCHSKSVRQMAQEQFFLMATRCCMGHRPLLFFITLLFTVLGSTAKERAKHAGDYFTLLRHLLNYAYNSNINLPNAEVLLNNEIDWLKRIRDEVKRTGETGVEETILEGHIGVTKELLAFQTPEKKYYIGCEKGGANLIKELIDDFIFPASNVYLQYMKSGEFPTEQAIPVCSSPASINAGFELLVALAVGCVRNLKQIVDTLTDMYYLGCETLTEWEYLPPVGPRPNKGFVGLKNAGATCYMNSVIQQLYMIPPIRNGILAIEGTGTDVDDDMSGDEKQENESNVDPRDEVFSYHHQFDDKPSSKSEDRKEYNIGVLRHLQVIFGHLAASRLQYYVPRGFWKQFRLWGEPVNLREQHDALEFFNSLVDSLDEALKALGHPAMLSKVLGGSFADQKICQGCPHRYECEESFTTLNVDIRNHQNLLDSMEQYVKGDLLEGANAYHCEKCNKKVDTVKRLLIKKLPPVLAIQLKRFDYDWERECAIKFNDYFEFPRELDMEPYTVAGVAKLEGDDVNPENQVIQQNEPSEPTPPGSSKYRLVGVLVHSGQASGGHYYSYIIQRNGGDGERNRWYKFDDGDVTECKMDDEEEMKNQCFGGEYMGEVFDHMMKRMSYRRQKRWWNAYILFYERMDSLDKDSELVKYISELTVSSTKPHQVKMPGVIECSVRKQNVQFMHNRMQYSLEYFQFIKKLLTCNSVYLNPPPGQDHLLPEAEEIAMISVQLAARFLFSTGFHTKKVVRGPASDWYDALCVLLRHSKNVRYWFAHNVLFAYANRFSEYLLECPSAEVRGAFAKLIVFIAHFSLQDGPCPSPTASPGPSAQGCDNLSLSDHLLRAVLNLLRREVSEHGRHLQQYFNLFVMYANLGLAEKTQLLKLSVPATFMLVALDEGPGPPIKYQYAELGKLYTVVSQLVRCCDVSSRMQSSINGNPPLPNPYGDTNLTAPVMPVQQLVAEILFVRTSYVKKIIEDCSNSEETVKLLRFSCWENPQFSSTVLSELLWQVAYSYTYELRPYLDLLLQILLIEDSWQTHRIHNVLKGIPDDRDGLFDTIQRSKNHYQKRAYQCIKCMVALFSNCSVAYQILQSNGDLKRKWTWAVEWLGDELERRPYTGNPQYTYNNWSPPVQSNETSNGYFLERSHSARMTLAKACELCPEECHITKHEVVSEEDATMPKSSSPQQLLPGEGTGQQQHTEPDDQEAPDDQDSSPPEDTSLYPHSPGTTQFQQPDFCSSPPNQNNHPHGQPYTGPAAQHMNNPQRPGPASAPAPGPTQTPTPGPGPTPGPGPRAQENWESTEEVAPAPTSSTPAPAPPKE; encoded by the exons GGCTGGTTGGTGGACTTAATAAACAAATTTGGCACGTTAAACGGGTTTCAAATGCTGCACGATCGCTTCATGAGTGGCCAAGCACTGAACGTCCAGATCATCGCTGCACTTATCAA GCCTTTTGGCCAGTGTTACGAGTTCCTCACATTGCACACGGTGAAGAAGTACTTCCTCCCAGTCATCGAGATGGTTCCTCAGTTTCTAGAGAATCTCACAGATGAGGAGCTGAAAAAAGAGGCCAAGAATGAAGCCAAAAACGACGCACTGTCCATGATAATCAAGTCCCTGAAGAACCTGGCTTCTCGTGTCCCAGGGCAGGAGGAGACGGTGAAGAATTTAGAGATTTTTAGGTTAAAAATGATTCTTAG GTTATTGCAAATTTCCTCTTTTAATGGCAAAATGAATGCACTAAATGAAGTAAACAAGGTGATCTCCAGCGTGTCCTACTACACTCATCGGCATAACccggaagaggaggagtggctGACCGCTGAGCGCATGGCA GAGTGGATCCAGCAGAACCACATCCTGTCCATTGTGTTGAGGGACAGTCTGCACCAGCCACAGTATGTCGAGAAACTGGAGAAGATCCTTCGCTTCGTCATCAAGGAAAAAGCGCTTACCATGCAAGATCTGGATAACATCTGGGCTGCGCAG GCTGGTAAGCATGAGGCCATTGTGAAGAATGTCCATGACCTGCTGGCCAAGCTGGCATGGGACTTCTCACCTGAGCAGCTTGACCACCTCTTTGACTGCTTCAAG GCGAGCTGGACCAATGCCAGCAAGAAGCAGCGCGAGAAACTGCTGGAGCTGATCCGGCGCCTGGCTGAGGACGATAAGGACGGGGTAATGGCCCACAAGGTCCTCAACCTGCTGTGGAACCTGGCGCACAGCGACGATGTGCCTGTAGACATCATGGACCAGGCTCTTAGCGCTCATATCAAGATACTGGATTACAGCTGCTCACAG gacagagacacacagaagaTCCAGTGGATAGATCGCTTCATAGAGGAGCTACGAACCAACGACAAATGGGTGATCCCTGCCCTGAAGCAGATCAGAGAGATCTGTAGCCTGTTTGGAGAAGCCCCTCAGAACCTTAG aaagaaaatgccAATTAACAAACAAACGAATTTAATGGG TCAAACCCAGAGGAGTCCTCACGTGTTCTATCGCCACGACCTGATCAACCAGCTGCAGCATAACCACGCTCTGGTCACCTTGGTGGCTGAGAACCTCTCTGCGTACATGGAGACCATGAGGCAGTTCTCCAAAG CAGAACAGGCTGAGTTTGACCCCCAGACGGTGAGGCCAGGGAGCCGCTACAGCCATGTCCAGGAAGTACAGGAACGGCTCAACTTCCTGAG GTTTCTGCTAAAGGATGGCCAGCTGTGGCTGTGTGCCCCGCAGGCCAAGCAGATCTGGAAGTGTCTGGCTGAGAATGCCGTATTTCTCTGTGACCGCGAGGCCTGCTTCAAATG GTACTCCAAGCTGATGGGCGATGAGCCAGACCTGGACCCGGACATCAACAAGGACTTTTTTGAGAACAATGTTCTGCAGTTAGACCCATCTCTATTGACGGAGAATGGCATGAAGTGCTTTGAGAGGTTCTTCAAGGCCGTCAACTGCAGGGAGGGCAAGCTGGTAGCCAAGCGCAGGGCCTACATGATGGATGACCTGGAGCTAATAGGCCTGGACTACCTCTGGAGG gTGGTAATTCAAGGAAGTGATGACATCGCCAGCAGAGCCATAGACCTGCTGAAAGAGATCTACACCAACCTTGGACCAAAACTACAAGTCAATCAG GTGGAGATCCACGAGGATTTCATCCAGTCATGTTTTGACCGTCTAAAAGCATCCTACGACACTCTGTGCGTGTTGGACGGCGATAAGGACAGCATCAACTGTGCCCGGCAGGAGGCCATCCGCATGGTTCGAGTGCTCACTGTACTCAAGGAGTACATCAATGAATGTGACAGTGACTACCACGAAGAGAGGACTATACTGCCCATGTCCAG GGCTTTCCGGGGGAAGCACATCACACTGATCGTGCGTTTCCCCAACCAGGGGCGTCAGGTGGACGACCTGGATATCTGGTCTCACACCAATGACACCATCGGCTCAGTGCGGCGCGGCATCCTCAACCGGATCAAGGCCAACGCCACACATACCAAGATAGAGCTGTTTATTGGTGGGGAGGTTGTCGATCCGGCTGACGACAGGAAGCTGATTGGACAGCTGAATTTGAAGGACAAAACG CTGATTACAGCCAAGCTGACCCAGGTGAGCGCCAACATGCCCTCCAGCCCAGACAGCTCGTCTGACTCATCCACTGGCTCCCctggtaaccatggcaaccactACAGCGATGGGCCCAACCCTGAGGTGGAGAGCTGTCTGCCTGGTGTG ATCATGTCGCTGCACCTGCGCTACATCTCCTTCTTGTGGCAGGTGGCTGACCTGGGCTGTAACCTCAACATGCCTCTGCTCAGAGATGGAGCCCGGGTTCTCATGAAGCTCATGCCCCCAG ATAACACTACAGTGGAAAATCTACGTGCTGTGTGTCTGGACCATGCCAAGCTGGGTGAGAACAGCCTCAGTCCCACACTGGACTCCCGCTTCTTCGGCCCGTCACCCTCACAAGTGCTCTACCTCATCGAG GTTGTGTATGCCCTGCTGATGCCAGCCAGTGCCACACTGGGCGAGGATGCCAGCGACTTCCAGTACAACTTCCTGAAGAGTGGCGGGCTGCCCCTGGTGCTGAGCATGCTCACCAGGAACAACTTCCTGCCATCGGCGGACATGGAGACACGGCGCGGGGCTTACCTCAACGCGCTGAAAATCGCCAAGCTGCTGCTTACCGCTGTAGGCTTTGGGCATGTCAAGGCCGTGGCCGAGGCGTGCCAGCCCAACGCTGAGGGGAACATCCCAGTCTCACCG ATTAATCAAGCCACTCATGACCAGGCCCTAGTCCTCCAGAGCGCCCTGCAGAACATCCCAAACCCTGCCTCAGAATGCATGCTGCGCAACGTAGCCATCCGCCTGGCCCAGCAGATTTCTGACGAG AACTTCTTCCAGGCATCCAAGTACATCCCAGACATCTGTGTGATCCGGGCAGTACAGAAAATAGTGTGGGCATCAGGCTGCGGTACAGTGCAGCTTGTCTTCAGCTCCAATGAAGAAATCAGCAAGATCTATGAGAAG ACAAATGCAGCTAAGGAGCCAGATGGGGAGGATGAGCAGGTGTGCTGTGAGGCCCTGGAGGTGATGACGCTGTGTTTCGCCCTCATGCCCACTGCTCTGGACACGCTCAGTAAGGAGAAGGCTTGGCAGACCTTCATCATAGACCTGCTGCTTCACTGCCACAGCAA GTCTGTGCGTCAGATGGCCCAGGAACAGTTTTTCCTGATGGCCACCAGGTGCTGTATGGGCCATCgacccctcctcttcttcatcaccCTCCTCTTCACTGTGCTGGGG AGCACGGCCAAGGAGCGGGCCAAACATGCAGGCGACTACTTCACCTTGCTCAGACACCTGCTGAACTACGCCTATAACAGCAACATCAACCTGCCTAATGCTGAGGTGTTGCTTAACAATGAGATCGACTGGCTCAAACGGATCAGG GATGAGGTTAAGAGGACAGGGGAGACTGGTGTGGAGGAGACCATACTGGAGGGCCACATCGGTGTCACCAAGGAGCTGCTAGCCTTCCAGACCCCAGAGAAGAAGTACTACATCGGCTGTGAGAAGGGAGGAGCTAACCTGATTAAG gAGCTGATTGACGACTTCATCTTCCCAGCATCTAATGTCTACCTGCAGTACATGAAGAGCGGGGAGTTCCCCACAGAGCAGGCCATCCCAGTGTGCAGCAGCCCTGCCTCCATCAACGCCGGCTTTGAGCTGCTGGTGGCTCTGGCTGTTGGCTGTGTCCGTAACCTCAAGCAGATAGTCGACACTCTGACGGACATGTACTACCTAG GTTGTGAGACATTGACAGAGTGGGAGTACTTGCCTCCAGTGGGGCCACGGCCCAACAAAGGCTTCGTAGGTCTGAAGAATGCAGGGGCCACCTGCTATATGAACTCTGTCATTCAGCAGCTGTACATGATCCCTCCCATCCGCAACGGCATCCTGGCCATTGAGGGCACCGGCACTGACGTGGATGATGATATGTCAGGGGATGAGAAGCAGGAGAATGAG AGTAATGTTGACCCACGTGACGAGGTGTTCAGCTACCACCACCAGTTCGATGACAAGCCCTCCAGTAAGTCAGAGGACAGGAAAGAGTACAACATTGGGGTGCTGCGCCACCTACAAGTCATCTTTGGCCACCTGGCTGCCTCCAGGCTGCAGTACTACGTCCCTAGGGGATTCTGGAAGCAGTTCAG GTTATGGGGTGAGCCAGTGAACTTGCGGGAGCAGCACGATGCTCTGGAGTTCTTCAACTCGCTGGTGGACAGTCTGGACGAAGCTCTGAAAGCCCTGGGCCACCCAGCCATGCTCAGCAAGGTGCTGGGAGGCTCCTTCGCTGACCAAAAGATCTGCCAAGGCTGCCCCCACAG GTATGAGTGTGAGGAATCATTCACCACGCTCAATGTAGACATCAGAAACCACCAAAACCTGTTGGACTCCATGGAACAGTATGTCAAAGGAGATCTGCTGGAGGGAGCCAACGCCTACCACTGTGAGAAGTGCAACAAGAAG GTGGACACAGTGAAGCGCCTGCTGATTAAGAAGCTGCCTCCTGTCCTGGCCATCCAGCTGAAGCGCTTCGACTACGACTGGGAGAGGGAGTGTGCTATCAAGTTCAACGACTACTTTGAGTTTCCCAGGGAGCTGGACATGGAGCCGTACACCGTGGCCGGTGTGGCCAAGCTAGAGGGGGACGACGTCAACCCAGAGAACCAGGTGATCCAACAGAACGAGCCCTCGGAGCCCACGCCACCCGGCAGCTCCAAGTACCGTCTGGTGGGGGTGCTGGTGCACTCGGGCCAGGCCAGCGGCGGACACTACTACTCCTATATTATCCAGAGGAACGGGGGCGACGGCGAGAGGAACCGCTGGTACAAGTTTGACGACGGCGACGTGACTGAGTGCAAGATGGATgacgaggaggagatgaagaaccAGTGCTTCGGAGGGGAATACATGGGCGAGGTGTTTGACCACATGATGAAAAGGATGTCGTACCGCAGGCAGAAGCGCTGGTGGAACGCCTACATCCTGTTCTACGAGCGCATGGACTCACTGGACAAGGACAGCGAGCTTGTCAAATATATCTCGGAGCTCACCGTCTCCTCCACCAAGCCACACCAGGTTAAGATGCCCGGTGTGATCGAGTGCAGCGTCCGCAAGCAGAACGTCCAGTTCATGCACAACCGAATGCAATACAGCCTGGAATATTTCCAGTTCATTAAGAAACTCCTGACCTGTAACAGTGTCTATTTAAATCCTCCTCCAG GACAAGACCATCTTTTgccagaggcagaggagatAGCTATGATAAGTGTTCAGCTGGCTGCTAGGTTCCTCTTCAGCACAGGCTTCCACACCAAGAAAGTAGTACGGGGTCCTGCCAGTGACTG GTATGATGCCCTCTGCGTCCTGCTGAGACACAGTAAGAATGTACGCTACTGGTTTGCACACAACGTCCTGTTTGCCTACGCCAACCGGTTCTCTGAGTACCTGCTGGAGTGCCCCAGCGCCGAGGTCCGTGGTGCGTTTGCCAAGCTCATCGTCTTCATCGCACACTTCTCCCTGCAAGACGGCCCCTGTCCCTCTCCCACCGCTTCGCCTGGACCCTCTGCTCAG GGCTGTGATAACCTCAGTCTGAGTGACCACCTGTTGAGAGCCGTACTCAACCTGCTCAGGAGAGAGGTTTCTGAACACGGCCGTCACCTGCAGCAGTACTTCAACCTCTTTGTCATGTACGCCAATCTGG GCCTGGCAGAAAAGACCCAGCTGCTGAAGTTAAGTGTCCCTGCCACCTTCATGTTGGTAGCTCTGGACGAGGGTCCCGGCCCTCCCATTAAGTACCAATACGCTGAGCTAGGCAAGCTCTACACTGTCGTCTCCCAGCTGGTGCGCTGCTGCGACGTCTCCTCACGCATGCAGTCCTCCATCAATG GTAACCCTCCTCTCCCCAACCCGTACGGCGACACCAACCTGACAGCCCCAGTGATGCCCGTCCAGCAGCTGGTGGCAGAGATCCTGTTTGTAAGGACCAGTTATGTGAAGAAGATCATCGAGGACTGCAGCAACTCTGAGGAGACCGTGAAGCTGTTACGCTTCAGCTGCTGGGAGAACCCCCAGTTCTCTTCCACTGTGCTCAGTGAACTACTCTGGCAG gTGGCGTACTCCTACACCTATGAACTGAGGCCTTACCTGGACTTGCTGCTACAGATCCTGCTCATCGAGGACTCCTGGCAGACACACAG GATCCACAATGTGCTGAAAGGCATTCCTGATGACAGAGACGGACTGTTTGACACCATCCAGAGGTCAAAGAACCACTACCAGAAACGGGCCTACCAGTGCATCAAATGCATGGTGGCCCTCTTCAGCAATTGCTCTGTGGCCTACCAGATCCTACAG AGTAATGGTGATCTGAAGCGCAAGTGGACGTGGGCAGTGGAATGGTTAGGGGACGAGCTGGAGAGGAGGCCGTACACGGGGAACCCCCAGTATACCTACAACAACTGGTCCCCTCCCGTTCAGAGCAACGAGACCTCCAACGGCTATTTCCTGGAGCGCTCCCACAGTGCGCGCATGACACTGGCCAAGGCCTGTGAACTCTGTCCCGAGGAG TGTCACATAACGAAGCACGAGGTGGTGTCTGAAGAAGACGCCACGATGCCGAAATCATCCTCGCCACAACAGCTTTTGCCAGGGGAAGGgacaggacagcagcagcacact GAGCCCGATGACCAGGAAGCACCTGATGATCAGGACTCCTCCCCACCTGAGGACACCTCCCTCTACCCACACTCTCCTGGAACCACCCAGTTTCAGCAG CCTGATTTCTGTTCTTCTCCTCCTAATCAGAACAACCACCCCCATGGGCAGCCATACACAGGGCCCGCTGCTCAGCACATGAACAACCCCCAGCGCCCCGGTCCCGCCTCTGCCCCAGCTCCAGGCCCCACCCAGACCCCGACCCCAGGCCCCGGTCCCACTCCTGGCCCAGGCCCGCGAGCACAAGAGAACTGGGAGAGCACCGAGGAGGTCGCCCCtgcccccacctcctccaccccagcGCCTGCCCCGCCTAAGGAGTAA